Proteins co-encoded in one Setaria viridis chromosome 9, Setaria_viridis_v4.0, whole genome shotgun sequence genomic window:
- the LOC117839283 gene encoding uncharacterized protein, with protein sequence MGTPVAASLPSQRRQSHKAVFLCSASSRTERPLSRALPMASGAAAAPAVQTVVLRVSIHCHGCKKKVRKVLRSIEGVQSVTVDAAQHKVTVTGTVDASTLVQRLHKSGKKGVPWDCHPPANKTEAAPAPAPAPEALPPPAAKPAGDAGKDAAAAAAADKKPEEAVKEPKAESPEKKKPEEAVKEPKAESPEKKKPEQEGAGAEKKPEAESKAEKKVEAKKEGGDDEAAEPKAKGAEPAKEEAKEAVAAATKDEDEAKKVKDEKPKDAGKAEPAAVTERSLSSPPPPAPKHAYYEEEYRRPYYPTPQPVLSYHAAQPSASVSYFAPQPHAAAYSMQQPQPQAAYSTHQPPQQQMRQWSPSYLYLPYPHAAPEPYHHQDYYSPPGMHASPPPMQDSYRIFDDENPNSCSVM encoded by the exons ATGGGCACCCCGgttgccgcctccctcccctcccaacGGCGCCAAAGCCACAAAGCCGTGTTCCTCTGCTCCGCGAGCAGCCGAACAGAGCGACCACTCTCCAGAGCGCTCCCCATGGCGTCAGGAGCTGCGGCAGCCCCTGCCGTTCAG ACCGTGGTGCTGAGGGTGTCCATCCACTGCCATGGCTGCAAGAAGAAGGTCCGGAAGGTGCTAAGGAGCATCGAAG GCGTGCAGAGCGTGACGGTGGACGCCGCGCAGCACAAGGTGACGGTGACGGGGACCGTGGACGCCAGCACGCTCGTCCAGAGGCTGCACAAGTCCGGCAAGAAGGGGGTGCCCTGGGATTGCCACCCGCCCGCCAACAAGACCGAGGCCgcgcctgctccggcgccggcgccggaggcccTGCCGCCTCCGGCGGCGAAGCCTGCCGGTGACGCCGGCAaggatgctgctgctgcggcggcggcggacaagaagccggaggaggcggtgaAGGAGCCGAAGGCCGAGAGCCCCGAGAAGAAGAAGCCAGAGGAGGCGGTGAAGGAGCCGAAGGCCGAGAGCCCCGAGAAGAAGAAGCCGGAGCaggagggcgccggcgcagAGAAGAAGCCGGAAGCAGAGTCGAAGGCGGAGAAGAAAGTGGAGGCGAAGAAGGAGGGCGGTGATGACGAGGCAGCTGAGCCCAAGGCCAAGGGCGCAGAGCCCGCAAAGGAAGAAGCGAaggaggccgtcgccgccgctaccAAGGATGAGGACGAGGCGAAGAAGGTGAAGGACGAAAAGCCCAAGGACGCCGGCAAGGCAGAGCCCGCCGCCGTGACGGAGAGGTCCCtgtcctcgccgccaccgccggcgcccaaGCACGCGTACTACGAGGAGGAGTACCGCCGCCCCTACTACCCGACGCCGCAGCCGGTGCTGAGCTACCACGCGGCACAGCCGAGCGCGAGCGTGTCCTACTTCGCGCCGCAGCCGCACGCGGCGGCGTACTCCatgcagcagccgcagccgcaggcgGCGTACTCGACGCaccagccgccgcagcagcaaaTGCGGCAGTGGTCGCCTTCGTACCTGTACCTTCCGTACCCGCacgcggcgccggagccgtACCACCACCAGGACTACTATAGCCCGCCGGGGATgcacgcgtcgccgccgccgatgcagGACTCGTACCGCATCTTCGACGACGAGAACCCCAACTCCTGCAGCGTCATGTGA